One window of Streptomyces sp. SUK 48 genomic DNA carries:
- a CDS encoding MAB_1171c family putative transporter: MSASELATQVGLGSVLIMWFAVACRARPALRQAQQRGLWISVLAATVAITLFQPRIVELLTDAGTDVRTIALVRNLIGVLSAGLVLLFMVDSTRARRLHLSVVVGLAAAMGALLVLSLLQAVHSGESTPSVQGPADAGSAYWLILVVAHLVGDAVALTVCWSYSLRTADRDLVWSLRLFAVGSVFAVAFWGGYLWYLFGGTPAILPYLSLVIGVHGIIRAVSLLVPTATAAARTWTALRVTWRLWPLWRDLVVAVPQVALASPQQTRIQEVLRPRSPLALQAHRQTIETYDALLVLQQYSRPGAYEDARRHAQRAGVRDDRLAAAALAGALGQARRAKLVGASPSAARPLPGVEHGSAATLLTIARMWPSMTDALPCDSETVAARRP; the protein is encoded by the coding sequence ATGTCGGCGAGTGAGCTGGCGACTCAGGTGGGGCTCGGCAGCGTTCTCATCATGTGGTTCGCCGTCGCATGCCGCGCCCGGCCTGCGTTGCGTCAGGCCCAGCAACGGGGACTGTGGATCAGCGTCCTGGCCGCAACCGTCGCCATCACCCTCTTCCAGCCCAGGATCGTCGAACTGCTCACGGACGCCGGCACGGACGTCCGCACCATCGCTCTGGTCCGCAACCTGATCGGTGTCCTCAGCGCCGGGCTGGTCCTTCTCTTCATGGTCGACTCCACCCGCGCTCGCCGCCTGCACCTCTCCGTCGTGGTGGGGCTCGCGGCAGCCATGGGCGCGTTGCTCGTCCTGAGCCTGTTGCAGGCGGTTCACTCCGGCGAGAGCACACCCTCCGTTCAGGGACCCGCCGATGCGGGGTCCGCCTACTGGCTGATCCTCGTCGTGGCCCATCTGGTCGGTGACGCCGTCGCCCTCACGGTGTGCTGGTCGTACAGCCTGCGTACCGCAGATCGCGATCTCGTCTGGTCGCTGCGGCTGTTCGCGGTGGGAAGCGTCTTCGCGGTCGCCTTCTGGGGCGGCTATCTCTGGTACCTCTTCGGCGGCACCCCCGCCATCCTTCCCTACCTGTCGCTGGTCATCGGCGTTCACGGCATCATCCGGGCGGTATCACTGCTGGTCCCCACGGCGACGGCCGCGGCCCGAACCTGGACCGCTCTGCGGGTCACCTGGCGGCTGTGGCCGCTGTGGCGCGATCTCGTCGTGGCAGTGCCCCAAGTGGCGCTTGCCAGTCCACAGCAGACCAGGATCCAGGAGGTGCTGCGCCCGCGTTCCCCGCTGGCGCTGCAGGCGCACAGACAGACCATCGAGACCTATGACGCGCTCCTGGTGCTCCAGCAGTACTCCCGGCCCGGCGCCTACGAGGACGCGCGCCGACACGCCCAGCGGGCAGGAGTGCGGGACGACCGACTCGCCGCCGCCGCACTCGCCGGCGCGCTGGGACAGGCGAGGCGAGCCAAACTCGTCGGTGCGTCACCGTCCGCCGCCCGCCCCCTCCCCGGCGTGGAGCACGGAAGCGCGGCGACCTTGCTGACGATCGCCCGGATGTGGCCGTCGATGACGGACGCGCTGCCGTGCGACAGCGAAACCGTCGCGGCCCGGCGGCCCTGA
- a CDS encoding XRE family transcriptional regulator yields MGDGTPRTEDFGQRLRRLRTRAGLSQEALSHTAGVSVRALADMERGRTRGPQRRTVRMLAGALGLDDAEAAGLESSAAVGRPRPRTGNGPAANGGLALPRDIQDFTARGPALARLLELARDTGPDRPAVAVVAGQPGLGKTAFAVHAAHRLAPHFPDGQFALDLHGMDPEPTTPRDALARLLGATGVADAAIPAGTDDRAGLWRSLAGDRRFLLLLDNAVDEAQVGPLLPGTGPALAIVTSRHSLAGLASVHRTDLALLRREEAVELLTRIIGPERVRAEAQAARDLADLCGQLPLAVRIAGQRLLSRPHERLSKLVARLAAEGRRLDGLQAGSLRVRAAFALSYRQLAPDSRTFLRRAALSAGPDFSPETGALLAGLSYDDAVACAEELTDAGLLQSDPTAERYRFHDLLRLYAAEQVALEDGPELRDAALDRTTRWMLRRATAAALHFDVEHEGSLPDGTYAGDPDPDSAPVGREEARAWLESERTQWLAALRRAHDTGRHQQVLDAAQAMHWFSDLNQHWEQWVEVFQRSADSARLLGSRRDEAIHLNYLAWSYNMCAYDPHNALTTADAALVAARDCGDGLQEGWALGYGAGALHRQGLVPQAQARLRAGADCLASQDSAQARLAELTILNSLGTLLRQAGQPVEALEAHRRSERICRAGVPGRTDELIALYHAVARQQIGNDLAALERWAEAEPPLRQALSAFDTAQMPAWAGPARLDLGHVLSALGHPDARATLLAARDDLTDLRSPRRAEAAAALSALEETTPTR; encoded by the coding sequence GTGGGCGACGGCACGCCTCGCACGGAAGACTTCGGGCAGCGGCTGCGCCGGCTGCGGACCCGCGCCGGACTGAGTCAGGAGGCTCTCTCGCACACCGCCGGGGTGAGCGTGCGGGCCCTGGCCGACATGGAGCGCGGACGCACCCGGGGACCTCAGCGTCGTACGGTCCGGATGCTGGCCGGGGCCCTCGGCCTGGACGACGCCGAGGCGGCCGGCCTGGAGAGTTCCGCCGCCGTGGGCCGTCCGCGCCCCCGCACCGGCAACGGCCCGGCCGCTAACGGCGGCTTGGCGCTGCCCCGCGACATCCAGGACTTCACCGCCCGCGGCCCGGCCCTCGCCCGGCTGCTGGAACTGGCGCGGGACACCGGTCCGGACCGGCCGGCGGTCGCCGTGGTCGCCGGCCAACCCGGCCTGGGGAAAACCGCGTTCGCGGTGCACGCCGCGCACCGCCTCGCCCCGCACTTCCCGGACGGGCAGTTCGCGCTGGACCTGCACGGCATGGATCCCGAGCCGACCACACCCCGGGACGCGCTCGCCCGGCTGCTGGGCGCGACGGGCGTCGCCGACGCCGCGATACCGGCCGGCACCGACGACCGCGCGGGCCTGTGGCGATCCCTGGCCGGCGACCGGCGCTTCCTCCTGCTGCTGGACAACGCCGTCGACGAAGCCCAGGTCGGCCCGCTGCTGCCCGGCACCGGACCGGCACTGGCCATCGTCACCAGCCGGCACTCCCTGGCGGGCCTCGCATCCGTCCACCGCACCGATCTGGCCCTGCTGCGGCGCGAGGAGGCGGTCGAACTCCTGACCCGCATCATCGGTCCGGAACGGGTACGCGCGGAGGCCCAGGCCGCACGCGACCTCGCCGACCTGTGCGGCCAGTTGCCGCTGGCCGTGCGGATCGCCGGGCAACGGCTCCTCAGCCGCCCGCACGAGCGCCTGAGCAAGCTCGTCGCCCGCCTCGCCGCCGAGGGCCGCCGACTGGACGGACTCCAGGCCGGAAGCCTTCGGGTGCGGGCCGCGTTCGCCCTGTCGTACCGCCAACTTGCGCCCGATTCGCGGACGTTCCTACGCCGCGCCGCATTGTCCGCCGGACCGGACTTCAGCCCGGAGACCGGCGCGCTGCTGGCCGGCCTCTCCTACGACGACGCCGTCGCCTGCGCCGAGGAACTGACCGACGCCGGGCTGCTCCAGAGCGATCCCACCGCCGAGCGGTACCGCTTCCACGACCTGCTCAGGCTCTACGCCGCCGAGCAGGTCGCCCTCGAGGACGGCCCCGAACTGCGCGACGCCGCCCTCGACCGGACCACGCGATGGATGCTGCGCCGGGCCACCGCCGCGGCCCTGCACTTCGACGTGGAGCACGAGGGGAGCCTCCCGGACGGCACGTACGCCGGCGACCCCGACCCGGACAGCGCCCCCGTCGGCCGGGAGGAGGCCCGAGCGTGGCTGGAGTCCGAGCGCACCCAGTGGCTCGCCGCGCTGCGCCGGGCCCACGACACCGGCCGTCACCAGCAGGTTCTCGACGCCGCGCAGGCGATGCACTGGTTCTCCGACCTCAACCAGCACTGGGAACAGTGGGTGGAGGTGTTCCAGCGCTCCGCCGACTCCGCGCGCCTGCTGGGCAGCAGACGGGACGAGGCGATCCACCTCAACTACCTGGCCTGGTCCTACAACATGTGCGCCTATGACCCGCACAACGCGCTGACCACCGCCGATGCCGCGCTCGTGGCGGCCCGCGACTGCGGGGACGGCCTTCAGGAGGGCTGGGCGCTCGGCTACGGCGCGGGCGCGCTGCACCGGCAGGGCCTGGTCCCGCAGGCACAGGCGCGGCTGCGCGCGGGGGCCGACTGCCTGGCCTCGCAGGATTCCGCGCAGGCCCGGCTGGCCGAGCTGACGATCCTCAACTCCCTGGGCACACTGCTCCGTCAGGCCGGTCAGCCGGTGGAGGCCCTGGAGGCCCACCGCCGCAGCGAGCGGATCTGCCGCGCGGGTGTCCCGGGCCGTACGGACGAGCTGATCGCGCTGTACCACGCGGTCGCCCGCCAGCAGATCGGCAACGACCTGGCCGCCCTGGAACGCTGGGCCGAGGCCGAACCGCCGCTCCGCCAGGCCCTCTCCGCCTTCGACACCGCCCAGATGCCCGCGTGGGCCGGCCCCGCCCGCCTCGACCTGGGCCACGTCCTCAGCGCCCTGGGCCACCCGGACGCCCGGGCCACCCTCCTCGCCGCGCGGGACGACCTCACGGACCTGCGCAGCCCGCGCCGGGCGGAGGCCGCCGCGGCACTGTCGGCTCTGGAGGAGACCACCCCCACGAGGTGA
- a CDS encoding C40 family peptidase yields the protein MASHRRPKQPSRTRVTVLTTAAAAAVALSAQAANAAPGHKPGKDEVKAKVDKLYEQAEQATEKYNGAKEKQQKLQKEITAIQDGVARGQQELNKLRDGLGSMASAQYRSGGLDASVQLFLSADPDDFLDKASTLDQLSGQQVSALKKIQAKQRALAQQRAEATEKLKDLATTRTELGHKKQEMQGKLAEAQKLLNTLTAKEKSALAEEQQRASRSSTERVRLGDENSASGRAGAAFAAAQGQLGKPYFRGATGTASYDCSGLTSWAYAQAGVHIPRTSEEQAGIGTRLTRSQLQVGDLVFFFNDLHHVGLYAGNGQILHAPRTGTVVRYESMDTIGGPFMFGVRV from the coding sequence GTGGCCTCCCATCGACGACCCAAGCAGCCCAGCCGGACGCGTGTCACCGTACTGACCACCGCCGCCGCGGCCGCCGTGGCCCTGAGCGCGCAGGCCGCCAACGCCGCGCCGGGCCACAAGCCCGGCAAGGACGAGGTCAAGGCGAAGGTCGACAAGCTCTACGAGCAGGCGGAACAGGCGACCGAGAAGTACAACGGGGCCAAGGAGAAGCAGCAGAAGCTCCAGAAGGAGATCACCGCGATCCAGGACGGTGTCGCCCGTGGCCAGCAGGAGCTGAACAAGCTGCGGGACGGCCTGGGCTCGATGGCCAGCGCGCAGTACCGCTCCGGTGGCCTCGACGCCTCGGTCCAGCTCTTCCTGTCCGCCGACCCGGACGACTTCCTGGACAAGGCGTCCACACTCGACCAGCTGAGTGGCCAGCAGGTCTCCGCGCTGAAGAAGATCCAGGCCAAGCAGCGCGCACTGGCGCAGCAGCGCGCCGAGGCGACCGAGAAGCTCAAGGACCTCGCCACCACCCGCACCGAGCTGGGCCACAAGAAGCAGGAGATGCAGGGCAAGCTCGCCGAGGCGCAGAAACTGCTCAACACCCTGACGGCCAAGGAGAAGTCGGCCCTCGCCGAGGAACAGCAGCGGGCCAGCCGCTCCTCCACCGAGCGGGTGCGGCTCGGCGACGAGAACTCCGCCTCCGGCCGGGCCGGCGCCGCGTTCGCCGCCGCCCAGGGCCAGCTCGGCAAGCCGTACTTCCGCGGCGCCACCGGCACCGCCTCCTACGACTGCTCGGGCCTGACCTCCTGGGCGTACGCGCAGGCCGGCGTGCACATACCGCGCACCTCCGAGGAACAGGCGGGCATCGGCACCCGCCTCACCCGGAGCCAGCTCCAGGTCGGCGACCTGGTCTTCTTCTTCAACGACCTGCACCACGTCGGCCTCTACGCCGGCAACGGCCAGATCCTGCACGCCCCGCGCACCGGCACGGTCGTGCGCTACGAGTCGATGGACACCATCGGCGGACCCTTCATGTTCGGCGTCCGGGTCTGA
- a CDS encoding winged helix-turn-helix domain-containing protein translates to MVCLRLTVEDLSRIRFVDSLGPDIEARFAELRYAEVRPDEFAEWRMKVRRRLRGPGSAPHADIRRFRSVAVVPFWGRIRNYLRLEGETRGRAVLSGGVEGVLNELHPGISWRAPLLRVDNERQGHGIELCGQGLVIAPSLFAPGPVVLDAETGGHDAPVLVYNVTPTTESAAGLWQQEEEDRAAALSELLGQTRANVLETLQAPVSIGEIARRLDLSHPSVSRHLGILRRSGLVAAERRDNLTKHRLTHLGEAVLGRQD, encoded by the coding sequence GTGGTCTGCCTGCGTCTCACGGTGGAAGATCTTTCCCGTATTCGCTTCGTCGACTCCCTCGGGCCGGACATCGAAGCCCGCTTCGCCGAACTCAGGTACGCCGAGGTGCGACCGGACGAGTTCGCGGAGTGGCGCATGAAAGTACGGAGAAGGCTGCGGGGGCCGGGGTCGGCACCTCACGCCGACATCCGCCGCTTCCGCTCGGTGGCCGTCGTGCCCTTCTGGGGGCGCATACGGAACTACCTGCGGCTGGAGGGTGAGACACGTGGACGCGCCGTCCTCTCCGGCGGCGTCGAGGGTGTCCTCAACGAACTGCATCCGGGCATCAGTTGGCGCGCCCCGCTGCTTCGCGTGGACAACGAGCGGCAAGGGCATGGCATCGAGCTGTGCGGGCAGGGCCTGGTCATCGCCCCGTCGCTGTTCGCGCCCGGGCCCGTGGTCCTGGACGCGGAGACCGGGGGACACGATGCTCCCGTCCTTGTCTACAACGTCACGCCCACCACCGAATCGGCGGCCGGGCTCTGGCAGCAGGAGGAAGAGGACCGGGCCGCAGCTCTGAGCGAGCTCCTCGGACAGACCCGTGCGAACGTCCTGGAGACTTTGCAGGCTCCCGTGTCCATCGGCGAGATAGCGCGCCGTCTCGACCTCTCGCACCCTTCCGTCAGCAGGCACCTGGGCATCCTGCGCCGGTCCGGGCTGGTCGCCGCCGAGCGCCGCGACAACCTGACCAAGCATCGGCTGACGCACCTCGGTGAGGCGGTTCTCGGCCGGCAGGACTGA
- a CDS encoding SDR family oxidoreductase encodes MKKKRVVIVTGGGTGIGEATARLLREGEHHVVVSGRRSEPLRRLEQETGVLAHPSDVRDPEAADSLVAAALDAYGRIDGVVLNAGIGRGGAVGDLSLEDWDEVMRTNVTGPLLLLRAAIPHLLEASGAVVAVASVSALRNGTSNAPYATSKAALLQLCRSVAVDYGGQGVRANVVCPSWVRSEMADRRMARFAAEADLPGDGVDTAYEEVTGFLPLGRPGEPREIAEAVAWLLSPAASYVNGAVLTVDGGATALDPGTLGFDFRVVPRDDEAGTRR; translated from the coding sequence GTGAAGAAGAAGCGAGTTGTCATCGTGACCGGCGGAGGTACGGGCATCGGGGAGGCCACCGCCCGGCTGCTGCGCGAGGGAGAGCACCATGTGGTCGTCTCCGGCCGGCGCAGCGAGCCGTTGCGACGCCTCGAACAAGAGACCGGGGTGCTCGCGCATCCGTCCGACGTGCGGGACCCCGAGGCCGCCGACAGTCTCGTCGCGGCAGCGTTGGACGCGTACGGACGGATCGACGGAGTGGTGCTCAACGCGGGCATCGGGCGCGGAGGGGCCGTGGGCGACCTGTCGTTGGAAGACTGGGACGAGGTGATGCGCACCAATGTCACCGGCCCACTGCTGCTCCTGCGCGCGGCGATCCCGCACCTGCTGGAGGCGAGCGGCGCGGTGGTCGCCGTCGCTTCGGTGTCCGCGCTGCGCAACGGCACGAGCAACGCGCCGTACGCCACGTCCAAGGCAGCCCTGCTCCAACTGTGCCGTTCCGTCGCCGTCGACTACGGCGGCCAGGGGGTGCGAGCCAACGTCGTGTGCCCGAGCTGGGTGCGGAGCGAGATGGCCGACCGCCGCATGGCGCGCTTCGCCGCCGAAGCGGACCTGCCGGGAGACGGCGTGGACACCGCCTACGAGGAGGTGACCGGATTCCTTCCGCTGGGTCGTCCGGGTGAGCCGAGGGAGATCGCGGAGGCCGTTGCCTGGCTGCTGTCCCCCGCGGCGTCGTATGTGAATGGCGCCGTGCTCACCGTGGACGGCGGGGCGACGGCCCTGGACCCCGGGACGCTCGGCTTCGACTTCCGTGTGGTGCCGCGCGACGACGAGGCGGGAACTCGTCGGTAG
- a CDS encoding regulator component encodes MEELRGRPLVLKELPEQAAIAGACGLWLGTDDADYVFYEARTAPLHREHIILHEIGHVLCDHHRGTTAHGDELAGQILSGLQPHLVKRLMARTSYTTTEEQEAEMIASLIQSAGKTGPMAGPLGRLGAFLGVTVDVGE; translated from the coding sequence GTGGAGGAGCTCAGGGGCCGCCCGCTCGTTCTGAAAGAGCTGCCGGAGCAGGCGGCGATCGCCGGAGCCTGCGGTCTCTGGCTGGGCACCGATGACGCCGATTACGTCTTCTACGAGGCGCGTACGGCGCCCCTGCATCGCGAACACATCATTCTGCACGAGATCGGCCATGTGCTGTGCGACCACCACCGGGGGACGACGGCCCACGGCGATGAACTGGCGGGTCAGATCCTCAGCGGCCTGCAGCCCCACCTCGTCAAGCGATTGATGGCACGCACCAGTTACACGACCACCGAGGAACAAGAAGCCGAGATGATTGCCAGCCTCATACAGAGCGCCGGAAAGACGGGCCCCATGGCCGGCCCGCTGGGACGGCTCGGCGCCTTCCTGGGAGTGACGGTCGATGTCGGCGAGTGA